The following proteins are encoded in a genomic region of Methanoculleus bourgensis MS2:
- the mtrH gene encoding tetrahydromethanopterin S-methyltransferase subunit H: protein MFKFEKEQTVHDFNGTMIGGQPGEYPTVLGASIFYNKHEVVLDDHTGKIDKPTAEALWNRCQELSDITGIPHFIQIIAEYPEAFDSYIDWFCSIDDKTAFLMDSSVPTALAHACEYVTEAGVADRAIYNSINGSIIPENIEALAKSDVTAAIVLAFNPADPSVAGREKVLVEGGVAGQELGMLEIAEKCGITRPILDTAATPLGLGSGGSYREILACKAIHGQPTGGAYHNMTVSWTWLKRWKGTKKVPSQQLAGLEGKDALVEQLTRHYLGGTDGLRQAAWSAPDIGCNMIASTLGADLIMYGPIENVEAMITAQAYVDIVVLEAVRDLGIEPKVDTHPLFKLV, encoded by the coding sequence ATGTTCAAGTTCGAAAAAGAACAGACGGTACACGACTTCAATGGTACCATGATCGGCGGGCAGCCTGGAGAGTACCCGACCGTGCTCGGTGCATCCATCTTCTACAACAAGCACGAGGTTGTGCTGGATGACCACACCGGAAAGATCGACAAGCCCACGGCAGAGGCGCTCTGGAACCGCTGCCAGGAACTTTCGGATATCACCGGCATTCCACACTTTATCCAGATCATCGCGGAGTATCCTGAGGCCTTCGATAGCTACATCGACTGGTTCTGTAGCATCGATGACAAGACAGCGTTCCTGATGGACTCTTCCGTCCCGACGGCGCTTGCTCACGCATGCGAGTACGTCACCGAGGCTGGTGTTGCGGACCGTGCGATCTACAACTCGATCAACGGCTCGATCATACCCGAGAACATCGAGGCGCTGGCCAAGAGCGACGTGACTGCCGCGATTGTCCTGGCCTTCAACCCTGCCGACCCGTCGGTCGCCGGCCGTGAGAAGGTTCTGGTCGAGGGCGGCGTCGCTGGTCAGGAGCTCGGGATGCTCGAGATCGCGGAGAAGTGCGGCATCACCCGCCCGATCCTCGATACCGCGGCGACCCCGCTCGGTCTTGGGTCCGGCGGATCATACCGTGAGATTCTCGCCTGCAAGGCAATCCACGGCCAGCCGACCGGCGGTGCATACCACAACATGACGGTCTCCTGGACCTGGCTGAAGCGGTGGAAGGGAACGAAGAAGGTTCCCTCACAGCAGCTGGCCGGCCTCGAGGGCAAGGATGCCCTTGTCGAGCAGCTCACGCGCCACTATCTCGGCGGTACGGACGGACTGCGCCAGGCGGCCTGGTCCGCACCTGATATCGGATGCAACATGATTGCAAGCACGCTCGGTGCAGACCTGATCATGTACGGCCCGATCGAGAACGTCGAGGCGATGATCACCGCACAGGCCTATGTCGACATCGTTGTGCTGGAAGCAGTGCGCGATCTCGGTATCGAGCCCAAGGTGGACACCCACCCGCTGTTTAAACTCGTCTAA
- a CDS encoding GTP-binding protein yields MKLITVAGPPSSGKTSVILKTIAALGLPKGSVGVVKFDSLTSFDYQRYDEQQIPNQTAFAGKICPDHFFVSNVEGAVEWGMKKGLSVLVTESAGLCNRCSPYVNGILSVCVIDNLSGVNTPRKIGPMLKYADIVVVTKGDVVSQAEREVFAFNIREVNASATVLFVNGITGQGAFMLARYWQDALDIQTLRDRNLRFTMPAAICSYCTGETLIGEMYQMGMVKRVEFDDA; encoded by the coding sequence ATGAAGCTGATTACCGTTGCAGGCCCCCCGTCTTCGGGGAAGACCTCTGTGATTCTCAAAACCATTGCAGCCCTTGGACTACCCAAAGGGAGCGTGGGTGTTGTGAAGTTTGATTCGCTTACCTCCTTTGATTACCAACGCTATGATGAACAGCAGATACCCAACCAGACCGCTTTTGCCGGAAAGATCTGTCCGGACCACTTCTTTGTCAGCAATGTTGAAGGGGCGGTAGAATGGGGTATGAAGAAGGGGTTGTCGGTTCTTGTCACAGAGAGTGCAGGTCTCTGCAACCGGTGCTCGCCATACGTGAACGGTATTCTGTCGGTTTGCGTCATCGACAATCTCTCCGGTGTCAATACGCCGAGGAAGATCGGTCCGATGCTGAAGTATGCCGATATCGTCGTTGTCACCAAAGGCGATGTTGTCTCCCAGGCGGAGCGCGAGGTCTTTGCCTTCAATATCCGTGAGGTCAACGCATCGGCAACAGTTCTGTTCGTCAACGGGATTACCGGCCAGGGAGCGTTTATGCTTGCCCGCTACTGGCAGGATGCCCTTGATATCCAGACGCTTCGTGACCGCAACCTCAGATTCACCATGCCTGCCGCCATCTGTTCGTACTGTACCGGCGAGACCCTCATCGGAGAGATGTACCAGATGGGGATGGTCAAAAGAGTGGAGTTTGACGATGCATGA
- a CDS encoding ATP-binding cassette domain-containing protein, whose product MKALDYAAEVSAVPLGDILRRYPLAADYLANMRLDGVDETKTLPEVLEDVDEDMLEEFGLDREEVIFHFCAFLAAFSPVKGSVETISSITILGGRDKAGKPEMVELTIPPGEVVSIVGPTGSGKSRLLEDIECLAQRDTPTARQILINGSVPDLDTRFSAGGKLVAQLSQNMNFVMDLTVQEFLEMHAKSRMISESAAVVKKCFAVANSLAGEKFTLDTKVTQLSGGQSRSLMIADTALLSSSPIILIDELENAGIDRREAIKLLVGNEKIVLMSTHDPLLALRADKRVVIRNGGIAKVIETTAEEEEALHRIEAIDSALLDIRNQLRGGGVVTKESIPDFQER is encoded by the coding sequence ATGAAAGCCCTTGATTATGCTGCAGAGGTTTCTGCCGTGCCACTTGGTGATATCCTTCGCCGATATCCTCTTGCGGCCGATTACCTTGCCAACATGCGGCTCGATGGGGTTGATGAGACCAAAACGCTCCCTGAGGTTCTGGAGGATGTCGATGAGGATATGCTTGAGGAGTTCGGGCTTGATCGCGAGGAGGTCATATTCCACTTCTGTGCATTTCTTGCGGCATTTTCCCCGGTGAAGGGTTCTGTTGAGACAATCTCCTCCATCACGATCCTCGGCGGGCGGGACAAGGCGGGAAAACCCGAGATGGTCGAGCTGACCATACCACCCGGCGAGGTCGTCAGTATTGTCGGTCCTACCGGCTCAGGAAAAAGCAGGCTGCTTGAGGATATTGAGTGTCTTGCCCAGCGCGATACGCCGACCGCACGGCAGATCCTCATCAACGGTTCGGTTCCTGATCTCGATACGAGATTCTCCGCCGGAGGAAAACTGGTGGCCCAGCTCTCGCAGAACATGAACTTCGTCATGGATCTAACCGTGCAGGAATTTCTGGAGATGCATGCAAAAAGCCGGATGATCTCTGAATCCGCAGCGGTTGTGAAGAAGTGTTTTGCGGTTGCCAATTCTCTTGCAGGTGAGAAATTTACGCTTGATACGAAAGTCACCCAGCTCTCCGGCGGGCAGTCGCGGTCACTGATGATTGCCGATACCGCTCTTTTGAGTTCATCCCCGATCATCCTCATCGATGAGCTCGAGAATGCAGGAATTGACCGGCGGGAGGCGATCAAGCTCCTCGTCGGCAACGAGAAGATTGTCCTCATGTCGACGCATGACCCGCTCCTTGCCCTCCGTGCCGATAAGCGGGTTGTCATCAGAAACGGCGGCATCGCAAAAGTGATCGAGACGACTGCGGAGGAGGAAGAGGCGCTTCATAGGATTGAGGCGATTGATTCCGCCCTCCTCGATATCCGCAACCAGCTCCGGGGAGGAGGGGTTGTCACAAAAGAAAGCATTCCGGATTTTCAGGAGAGATAA
- a CDS encoding DUF364 domain-containing protein — MWELYDALIEEIPDEIIVDDVVVGGEMTYVEANGCIGLTAYRDYVQRAPMMTGNRIGRPLKEVAGYVKSWNFREASIGQSAINAWYNHPDTARRAGIEIAEKKRVEERLKDPFIKSQNLVKGKKVCVVGHFPFLEKLIAPVCDLSIVEWDPEEGDYPYSACEYLLPECDYAFLTCAAIGDKSMPRLLELSENAKGVTIVGPGTPLSSVFFEYGVSDLSGFVVTDVRLAKRILAGAESQRIFGAGMKVEYLRGGV, encoded by the coding sequence ATGTGGGAATTGTATGATGCATTGATTGAGGAGATCCCGGACGAGATCATCGTCGATGATGTTGTCGTCGGCGGGGAGATGACGTATGTTGAGGCAAACGGCTGCATCGGTCTTACAGCATACCGCGATTATGTCCAGCGTGCCCCGATGATGACCGGAAACAGGATCGGAAGGCCGTTAAAAGAGGTGGCCGGGTATGTGAAGTCCTGGAATTTTCGGGAAGCGTCAATCGGCCAATCGGCGATTAACGCGTGGTACAATCATCCCGATACTGCCAGAAGAGCAGGAATCGAGATTGCAGAAAAGAAGCGGGTTGAGGAGCGACTGAAAGACCCCTTCATCAAGTCCCAGAACCTTGTGAAGGGTAAGAAGGTCTGTGTTGTCGGCCATTTTCCGTTCCTTGAAAAACTGATCGCCCCGGTCTGTGACCTGAGTATTGTTGAGTGGGACCCCGAGGAGGGAGATTACCCGTATTCTGCCTGTGAGTATCTGCTGCCAGAATGCGATTATGCGTTTCTGACCTGCGCCGCTATCGGCGACAAGAGTATGCCGCGGCTCCTTGAGCTCTCGGAAAATGCGAAAGGGGTGACGATCGTAGGTCCGGGAACTCCTCTCTCATCGGTATTCTTCGAATACGGCGTCTCTGACCTCTCAGGTTTTGTCGTAACCGATGTCCGGCTCGCCAAACGGATCCTTGCAGGAGCAGAAAGCCAGAGGATCTTTGGGGCGGGGATGAAGGTGGAATATCTTCGGGGCGGGGTTTGA
- a CDS encoding type II toxin-antitoxin system RelE family toxin translates to MSYRIRVGDYRIICAVNHGEQEVIILCVRHRRTAYRGL, encoded by the coding sequence ATCTCTTACCGGATTCGGGTAGGAGATTACCGGATTATATGCGCTGTGAATCATGGAGAGCAGGAGGTTATAATCCTCTGTGTCCGCCACCGGCGCACTGCATATCGGGGGTTGTGA
- a CDS encoding type II toxin-antitoxin system Phd/YefM family antitoxin, producing the protein MSATGEHYVVDEHGNRVAIILPLREYEQLQEDLHDLAVVAERREEPSIGFDEFKKRYER; encoded by the coding sequence ATGAGTGCTACAGGAGAACACTACGTTGTTGATGAGCACGGAAACCGTGTCGCGATTATTCTTCCTCTCCGGGAGTACGAGCAACTGCAAGAGGACCTCCATGACCTTGCCGTGGTAGCAGAGCGGCGCGAAGAACCGAGCATCGGATTTGACGAGTTCAAGAAGCGATATGAGCGATAA
- a CDS encoding EF-Tu/IF-2/RF-3 family GTPase, with protein MIWNMGNLNVAVLGPLGYAKDLGKKGTASDITFYNLKKGADTITLIEPTRYPERLAPLFYAASMADAALVVVSEITPIFGEWVLMLDEVGVEQGYIVLQNYLTPGDLAPLLQGTVLEDYEFVEEDPIVLRDRLLARAHARQSAEPATGVTGTIPIDHHFNVRGIGTVILGGVMRGGIRKHDTLKIYPGEQAITVRSIQKHDDDFDWATEGDRVGLALKNIESDDLDRGFVLSSDPAIQTRTSLEARATLVKYWPAPLTAGTVLHLGHWMQFIPVRVEAVRDDGDWRRPTLTLALEKDLVYLPGDTAVLHYLEGGKLRIAGSIELP; from the coding sequence ATGATCTGGAATATGGGCAACCTGAATGTTGCCGTGCTGGGACCTCTAGGTTACGCAAAGGACCTCGGGAAGAAAGGCACGGCTTCCGATATCACCTTCTATAACCTGAAGAAAGGCGCCGATACCATCACCCTCATCGAACCGACACGGTACCCTGAGCGGCTGGCCCCGCTCTTCTATGCGGCGTCGATGGCTGATGCGGCCCTCGTCGTGGTGAGCGAGATCACGCCGATCTTCGGGGAGTGGGTCCTGATGCTCGATGAGGTCGGGGTGGAGCAGGGCTACATCGTCCTCCAGAACTACCTAACCCCCGGAGACCTGGCACCGCTCCTCCAGGGAACGGTGCTTGAGGACTACGAGTTCGTGGAAGAGGACCCGATCGTGCTCCGCGACCGCCTGCTCGCTCGCGCACACGCGCGACAGTCCGCCGAGCCTGCGACCGGTGTCACAGGAACCATTCCCATCGACCACCACTTCAACGTCCGCGGCATCGGGACGGTCATCCTTGGCGGCGTGATGCGGGGGGGCATCAGGAAGCACGACACCCTGAAGATCTACCCGGGGGAGCAGGCGATCACGGTGCGGTCCATCCAGAAGCATGACGACGACTTTGACTGGGCCACTGAAGGCGACCGCGTGGGGCTCGCGCTCAAGAACATCGAGTCCGACGACCTGGACCGCGGTTTCGTCCTCTCAAGCGATCCCGCGATCCAGACACGGACGAGCCTTGAGGCACGAGCGACCCTGGTCAAATACTGGCCGGCACCCCTCACGGCGGGGACGGTGCTCCACCTCGGCCACTGGATGCAGTTCATCCCGGTTCGGGTGGAGGCAGTGCGGGACGACGGAGACTGGCGGAGACCGACGCTCACGCTCGCGCTTGAGAAGGACCTCGTCTACCTCCCGGGCGATACGGCAGTGCTCCACTACCTCGAGGGCGGGAAACTCCGGATTGCAGGGAGTATCGAGTTGCCCTGA
- a CDS encoding FecCD family ABC transporter permease yields the protein MRRTASITILALTGILLASMACAVTLGPASISLGSLFALPNAWKIFWDVRLPRVIAAVLVGCALAVAGTAMQGLFRNSMADPYIIGTSSGGALGATLSIVLFAGTGRPVFAFIGATVATFTVYTIARQGGKVPVETLLLSGVALSMLLSAFLSFLMYTAGKSLHQIMFWLMGGFWNVSWDDVRIAILIPIGCLVIYLYARDINIISLGEEDAIHLGVNVERLKQLLLFASAFLTGIAVSIAGAIGFIGLITPHVMRLIVGPDHRILLPAAALAGGILLLWSDTLTRTFAGDMPVGIITACFGAPFFIYLLRSRMKA from the coding sequence ATGCGGAGAACGGCGTCGATCACGATCCTGGCACTCACCGGTATACTTCTTGCCAGCATGGCCTGTGCAGTCACTCTCGGTCCGGCCAGTATATCTCTCGGATCCCTGTTTGCGCTGCCCAATGCATGGAAGATCTTCTGGGATGTCAGGCTGCCGCGGGTGATTGCCGCGGTGCTGGTCGGGTGCGCGCTTGCCGTGGCGGGCACAGCCATGCAGGGGCTGTTCCGGAACTCCATGGCCGATCCCTACATCATCGGCACGTCATCCGGGGGGGCGCTCGGGGCCACACTCTCGATCGTCCTCTTCGCGGGCACAGGGCGACCGGTCTTCGCATTCATAGGGGCGACGGTCGCCACCTTCACCGTCTACACCATCGCCCGCCAGGGCGGGAAGGTTCCGGTCGAGACACTCCTGCTCTCCGGCGTCGCCCTCTCCATGCTGCTCTCAGCGTTTCTCTCGTTTCTCATGTACACCGCGGGGAAAAGCCTCCACCAGATCATGTTCTGGCTGATGGGCGGGTTCTGGAACGTCTCGTGGGATGACGTCCGCATCGCCATCCTCATCCCGATCGGGTGTCTGGTCATCTACCTCTACGCTCGCGATATCAACATCATATCGCTCGGGGAAGAGGACGCGATCCACCTCGGCGTGAACGTCGAGCGGTTGAAACAGCTCCTCCTCTTTGCGAGCGCCTTCCTGACCGGAATAGCGGTCTCGATCGCGGGGGCGATCGGGTTCATCGGCCTGATCACTCCGCACGTGATGCGCCTGATCGTCGGGCCCGACCACCGCATCCTCCTTCCTGCGGCCGCGCTTGCGGGAGGGATCCTCCTCCTCTGGTCTGATACGCTCACAAGGACGTTTGCCGGAGACATGCCGGTCGGGATCATCACCGCCTGTTTCGGGGCACCGTTCTTCATATACCTCCTGCGGAGCCGGATGAAAGCATGA
- a CDS encoding ABC transporter ATP-binding protein — MKPVEVIGIDVSYGAKKVLEAISLHVERGEILGIIGPNGSGKTTLIKAMSRIVAPENGEVHLNDRNLDFFSFRELAQQVAVVPQEISIGFDYTVRDIVMMGRHPYIGRLSSGTARDLEVCDRAMHLANVAYLADSSVNEISGGERQRVFIARALAQEPKILLLDEATSNLDISHRIEILNIIRSLTDEITVISVFHDLNLAAYYCDRLIMLKDRQVFAVGEPRDVLTQETLNAVYGIDILVKTHPLTGKPYILPVYGHTADHQPEEGVHVICGGGTGSDLLYALHREGFRVSAGVLNLLDTDYAAATALGIPCVTEAPFAAISPDARDNLRRCVDAACAVVVTAMPIGQGNIENIRILKGYRDKPIILLCGGANPSFQDYVGGEAEAIIRELLDRGAVTAGRIDEVLQVLKRME; from the coding sequence ATGAAACCAGTCGAAGTCATCGGTATCGACGTCTCTTACGGCGCAAAGAAGGTCCTCGAAGCAATCTCACTGCATGTGGAGAGAGGCGAGATCCTTGGGATTATCGGGCCGAACGGGTCGGGGAAGACGACGCTCATCAAGGCGATGAGCCGGATAGTCGCCCCGGAGAATGGGGAGGTCCATCTCAATGACCGGAACCTGGATTTTTTCAGTTTCCGTGAACTGGCTCAGCAGGTCGCTGTCGTGCCGCAGGAGATCTCGATCGGTTTCGATTACACCGTGCGCGATATCGTCATGATGGGAAGGCATCCCTACATCGGAAGGCTCTCCTCCGGGACCGCCCGGGATCTGGAGGTCTGCGACCGCGCCATGCACCTCGCAAACGTCGCATACCTCGCCGACTCATCGGTCAACGAGATCAGCGGCGGCGAGCGGCAGCGGGTGTTCATCGCCCGGGCGCTCGCGCAGGAACCGAAGATCCTGCTCCTCGACGAGGCGACCTCAAACCTCGATATCAGTCACCGGATCGAGATCTTAAACATCATCAGGAGTCTCACCGACGAGATCACGGTGATCAGCGTCTTCCATGACCTGAACCTGGCTGCCTACTACTGCGACCGCCTGATCATGCTGAAAGACCGGCAGGTGTTTGCCGTCGGGGAACCCCGGGATGTGCTGACGCAGGAGACGCTCAATGCGGTATATGGGATCGACATCCTGGTAAAAACCCACCCCCTGACTGGCAAACCCTATATCCTCCCGGTGTATGGGCATACCGCAGACCATCAACCGGAAGAGGGTGTGCACGTCATATGCGGCGGGGGCACGGGGTCAGACCTCCTCTACGCCCTCCACAGGGAGGGGTTCAGGGTGAGCGCAGGCGTGCTCAATCTGTTAGATACCGATTATGCGGCCGCGACAGCGCTGGGTATCCCCTGCGTTACCGAGGCGCCGTTTGCCGCGATCTCTCCGGACGCCCGCGATAACCTCAGACGGTGCGTCGATGCCGCGTGTGCGGTCGTCGTCACGGCCATGCCCATCGGGCAGGGCAACATCGAGAATATCAGGATACTGAAGGGCTACCGTGACAAGCCCATCATACTCCTCTGCGGCGGCGCGAACCCGTCCTTCCAGGACTACGTCGGGGGAGAGGCCGAAGCGATCATTCGCGAACTGCTTGACCGGGGTGCGGTCACGGCGGGGCGGATCGATGAGGTCCTGCAGGTCCTCAAACGGATGGAGTGA